One stretch of Muribaculum intestinale DNA includes these proteins:
- a CDS encoding 2-C-methyl-D-erythritol 4-phosphate cytidylyltransferase codes for MSSLPYTFNIIVAAGSGLRFGADLPKQFCMLDGRPVLFHTIEAFRKALPDGEILLVLSESHVDMWRDLCYRFDFVSPDIVCGGSSRWESVRNAVMTLHVENPESVITVHDGARPLVSSSVIHDAVMAACMPGVDGAVPAIAITDSVRMLDDDGSSMPLARQRLRAVQTPQAFPAGLLKEAYGLPFSPDFTDDASVMAAYGHENIILTEGSAENIKITHRGDLALAEFILDGRR; via the coding sequence ATGTCATCATTGCCTTATACATTTAATATAATAGTGGCGGCCGGCAGTGGCTTGCGTTTCGGTGCCGACCTGCCCAAGCAGTTCTGTATGCTGGACGGTCGACCGGTGCTGTTCCATACGATAGAGGCATTCCGCAAGGCTTTGCCCGACGGTGAGATACTCCTTGTGCTGAGCGAAAGCCATGTGGACATGTGGCGCGATTTGTGCTACCGGTTTGACTTTGTGTCGCCGGATATAGTGTGTGGAGGTTCGAGTCGATGGGAGTCGGTAAGAAACGCGGTGATGACTTTACATGTAGAGAATCCGGAGAGCGTGATTACCGTACACGACGGCGCCCGCCCTCTTGTAAGCTCCTCGGTGATACATGATGCGGTGATGGCTGCCTGCATGCCTGGAGTCGATGGCGCGGTGCCGGCGATAGCGATTACCGACTCTGTGAGGATGCTTGATGATGACGGTTCGTCGATGCCTCTTGCCCGTCAACGGCTGCGTGCCGTACAGACTCCGCAGGCTTTTCCTGCCGGACTGCTGAAAGAAGCATATGGATTACCGTTCTCTCCGGATTTTACCGATGATGCTTCGGTGATGGCTGCGTACGGACATGAGAATATCATTCTTACCGAAGGCTCGGCCGAGAATATCAAGATTACGCATCGTGGTGATCTCGCTCTTGCGGAATTCATACTTGATGGTCGGCGTTGA
- the recG gene encoding ATP-dependent DNA helicase RecG, whose product MDRLRNSNVMYLRGIGPKRAELLDKQLGIRSYRDLLYHFPTRYLDRSSVYRVADFEGDMPMVQVRGRFVTMTEQGEGAKRRLVGLFSDGSQMMEVVWFRRIKQIKEAYHVNTEYILFGKPESFNGRWSMVHPEIDTPQSLTAAQGLRGVYPLTEKLSAQGIGSRQIFGWVQAVLAATPSIRETLPQPLVARLGLPDLRQALHDIHNPSSNERLQAARLRLKFEELFYLQLDILRYSRRRSVSVGGFRFSRVGDYFNRFYFEQLPFPLTGAQKRVIKEIRSDMGSGRQMNRLLQGDVGSGKTLVALLTMLIALDNGYQACLMAPTEILATQHYDTVSRLVAPLGINVRLLTGSTRKKERDITHAQLLDGSLHILIGTHAVIEDNVQFRNLGFVVIDEQHRFGVAQRARLWKKNSVPPHVLVMTATPIPRTLAMTVYGDLSVSVIDELPPGRKPVTTLLRYDDNREQVFRSVGRELAAGRQVYVVYPLIQENEKLDLQCLEEGYDSICETFPNYKVSFVHGRMKPATKDYQMQQFASGEARILVATTVIEVGVNVPNASVMIIENAERFGLSQLHQLRGRVGRGAAQSFCILMSKRKIAADTRRRLEVMTSTTDGFVIAEADMKMRGPGDIEGTMQSGIAFDLKIADLARDGQIVELARREAEAMLDEDPSLSMPEHVVAARELSIQTSRAVDWSRIS is encoded by the coding sequence ATGGACAGACTGCGCAACAGCAATGTGATGTATCTCCGGGGCATTGGCCCTAAACGTGCCGAGTTGCTCGACAAGCAACTCGGCATACGCAGTTATCGTGATCTGTTGTACCATTTTCCTACGCGTTATCTCGACCGCTCATCGGTATATCGGGTTGCCGACTTCGAGGGCGATATGCCCATGGTGCAGGTCAGGGGGCGGTTTGTTACGATGACCGAGCAGGGCGAGGGCGCCAAGCGACGACTTGTCGGGCTCTTTTCCGACGGGTCGCAGATGATGGAGGTGGTGTGGTTTCGCCGTATAAAACAGATTAAGGAGGCATATCATGTCAATACTGAGTATATACTGTTCGGAAAACCGGAGTCGTTCAATGGCCGCTGGTCGATGGTGCATCCGGAGATTGACACGCCACAGTCTCTAACGGCGGCCCAGGGATTGCGGGGAGTATATCCGCTTACCGAGAAACTGTCGGCCCAGGGGATAGGCTCACGGCAGATATTCGGATGGGTGCAAGCGGTGTTGGCGGCTACTCCTTCAATACGGGAGACTTTACCTCAGCCACTTGTGGCGCGTCTCGGACTGCCTGATTTGCGCCAGGCTCTGCATGACATTCACAATCCTTCGTCGAACGAGCGGCTGCAGGCAGCACGTCTGAGACTGAAGTTTGAGGAATTGTTCTATCTGCAGCTCGACATTCTGCGCTACAGCCGTAGGCGCAGTGTGTCGGTTGGGGGATTCCGGTTCAGCAGGGTAGGTGATTATTTCAATCGTTTCTACTTCGAGCAGCTTCCATTTCCCCTTACGGGAGCACAGAAGCGAGTGATAAAAGAGATACGGAGCGATATGGGCAGCGGGCGGCAGATGAATCGTCTGCTCCAGGGCGACGTAGGGAGCGGGAAGACGCTTGTAGCGCTACTGACGATGCTTATTGCGCTTGACAATGGGTATCAGGCATGCCTCATGGCTCCGACCGAGATATTGGCGACGCAGCATTACGATACTGTAAGCCGCCTTGTGGCTCCCCTCGGGATAAATGTGCGCCTGCTTACCGGTTCGACCCGAAAAAAAGAGCGTGATATCACTCATGCCCAGCTTCTTGACGGCAGTCTGCATATTCTTATAGGTACGCATGCGGTGATTGAGGATAACGTGCAGTTTCGCAATCTGGGGTTTGTAGTTATCGACGAGCAGCACCGTTTCGGAGTGGCGCAGCGTGCGCGTCTGTGGAAAAAAAACAGTGTTCCGCCTCATGTCCTTGTGATGACAGCAACGCCTATTCCTCGTACGCTCGCCATGACGGTGTACGGCGACCTCAGTGTGTCGGTTATCGACGAACTGCCCCCCGGACGTAAACCGGTGACAACACTTCTGCGCTATGACGACAATAGGGAGCAGGTGTTCAGGTCGGTTGGCCGCGAGCTTGCGGCCGGACGTCAGGTGTATGTGGTGTATCCCCTTATACAGGAGAATGAAAAACTCGACCTGCAGTGTCTTGAAGAGGGGTATGACAGTATCTGCGAGACATTTCCGAACTATAAAGTGAGTTTTGTGCATGGCCGGATGAAACCTGCAACCAAGGATTATCAGATGCAGCAGTTTGCGTCGGGAGAGGCGCGCATCCTTGTGGCTACTACTGTTATCGAGGTAGGAGTCAATGTGCCTAATGCATCAGTAATGATTATAGAGAATGCCGAACGCTTCGGGCTTTCTCAGCTCCACCAGCTTAGAGGGCGCGTAGGGCGTGGTGCGGCCCAGAGCTTCTGTATCCTGATGTCGAAGCGTAAGATTGCAGCCGACACAAGAAGACGTCTTGAGGTAATGACCTCGACAACCGATGGATTTGTTATTGCCGAAGCAGATATGAAGATGCGCGGCCCCGGAGATATCGAGGGCACCATGCAGAGTGGTATTGCATTTGACCTTAAGATTGCCGACCTTGCCCGTGACGGGCAGATTGTAGAACTTGCCAGGCGCGAAGCGGAAGCGATGCTTGACGAGGATCCGTCGTTGTCGATGCCGGAGCATGTGGTTGCTGCGCGCGAGCTGTCGATACAGACATCGCGTGCGGTGGACTGGTCGCGAATAAGTTGA
- a CDS encoding IS5 family transposase, translating to MHEINLYQTHLTEGQWSYINKEFLENDRRKRKYSLQSVFEAILYLLASGCQWRRLPHDYPAWKSVYYYYHKWRQEGRVEHFLEKLVRKIRRKRGQASSPSVGAMDAQSVRWGSRQGDNGYDGNKKVKGVKRNIITDRNGFILARKVCNAGIHDSKMAHDLCGLADDVWEDLRKVLSDRGYRGDVDKDIEKDFGIELEVSNTPNGVKGFLPKPLRWVVERTFAWLDSCRRLARNYEILNESAEEIIDFAAIKFLINKI from the coding sequence ATGCACGAAATCAATCTCTATCAGACACATCTGACCGAGGGTCAGTGGTCTTATATAAACAAAGAATTCCTTGAAAATGATAGACGCAAGAGAAAATATTCACTACAATCAGTTTTTGAAGCTATCCTCTACCTATTGGCCAGCGGTTGTCAATGGCGAAGGTTGCCTCACGACTATCCCGCGTGGAAAAGTGTCTATTATTACTACCATAAATGGAGACAAGAGGGTCGTGTCGAGCATTTCCTTGAGAAACTCGTCAGAAAGATACGTCGCAAACGCGGCCAGGCATCAAGTCCGAGTGTTGGCGCGATGGATGCCCAAAGTGTCAGATGGGGTAGCAGACAGGGAGATAACGGATATGACGGCAACAAAAAAGTCAAGGGTGTCAAAAGGAATATCATCACCGACCGCAATGGCTTCATCCTTGCGAGGAAAGTCTGTAACGCTGGTATTCACGATTCAAAAATGGCTCATGATCTATGCGGACTGGCGGATGATGTATGGGAAGACCTGCGCAAGGTATTGTCCGACCGAGGGTATCGGGGAGACGTGGACAAAGACATTGAAAAAGACTTCGGCATCGAGCTTGAGGTATCCAATACCCCCAATGGAGTTAAGGGATTCCTGCCAAAGCCGCTCAGATGGGTGGTTGAGAGGACTTTCGCATGGCTTGACTCTTGCCGCAGACTCGCCCGGAACTATGAGATACTGAATGAATCAGCGGAAGAAATAATTGATTTCGCTGCCATAAAATTTTTAATCAATAAAATTTAG
- the ndk gene encoding nucleoside-diphosphate kinase produces MEQTLVILKPAAVHRHIMGEVISRFEKKGLYITGMKMMQLDETILREHYAHLVDRPFFPWILESMMAAPVVVMCVEGKDAVEVVRLMVGATNGRKALPGTIRGDFSMSGQENIVHASDSIENAQIELARFFKKEEILSYVPSDLRFYYAPDESM; encoded by the coding sequence ATGGAGCAGACCTTAGTAATACTGAAACCTGCGGCAGTTCACCGCCATATAATGGGCGAAGTTATATCTCGCTTTGAAAAGAAGGGTCTATACATCACCGGAATGAAGATGATGCAGCTTGACGAGACTATCTTGCGTGAGCATTATGCCCACTTGGTAGACCGTCCTTTCTTTCCATGGATACTGGAATCAATGATGGCGGCTCCGGTAGTCGTGATGTGTGTGGAAGGCAAGGATGCCGTTGAGGTGGTGCGACTGATGGTCGGAGCTACCAACGGACGTAAGGCTCTACCCGGAACTATCCGTGGCGATTTCTCCATGAGCGGTCAGGAAAATATAGTTCATGCTTCCGACAGTATCGAGAACGCGCAGATTGAACTGGCGCGATTCTTCAAAAAAGAAGAAATACTCTCTTACGTGCCGTCGGATCTGAGATTCTATTATGCTCCGGACGAATCGATGTAA
- a CDS encoding peptidoglycan DD-metalloendopeptidase family protein, which translates to MQFNIVKISASLLLGLAAIFPATAQDLRRPAQHNANHEDLLAMQKTISSEIKLQETLDYMDGIFKEEEAPENDLYETYKNDRTVNPFRNSEVPETATIDVSEFCMPTMGYVTSPYGYRPRFRRMHKGIDLKVQIGDTIRAAFSGYVRLTNFERRGYGNYVILSHNDGFETIYGHLSKFLVKSGQYVKAGTPIALGGNTGRSTGPHLHFETRFMGYAINPAAIFDFENKTTHTDTYTFNKSTFKNARDYSPKSRSTKSLASGKSTKSKGGTYTVRKGDNLGKIARAHGTTVAAIKRANGLKSDNLSIGQRLKL; encoded by the coding sequence ATGCAGTTCAATATAGTAAAAATCTCAGCCTCATTACTTTTAGGATTAGCAGCAATATTTCCGGCTACGGCGCAGGACTTGCGTCGCCCGGCCCAGCATAACGCCAACCACGAGGATCTCCTTGCAATGCAGAAGACAATATCTTCTGAAATAAAACTTCAGGAGACTCTCGATTATATGGATGGCATTTTCAAGGAGGAAGAAGCTCCGGAAAACGACCTTTATGAGACCTACAAGAACGACCGTACGGTCAATCCGTTCCGCAACAGCGAAGTGCCGGAAACCGCCACTATCGATGTCAGCGAGTTCTGTATGCCTACTATGGGATATGTTACGTCGCCATATGGCTATCGTCCGCGTTTCCGCCGCATGCATAAGGGGATTGACCTTAAGGTGCAGATTGGTGATACAATTCGTGCCGCGTTCTCCGGCTATGTACGTCTTACAAACTTCGAACGTCGTGGTTATGGCAACTATGTGATTCTGAGTCATAATGACGGATTTGAAACGATATATGGTCACCTGTCGAAATTCCTTGTGAAATCCGGACAGTATGTAAAGGCCGGAACTCCTATTGCGCTTGGCGGCAATACCGGACGTTCGACCGGTCCGCATTTGCACTTTGAAACGCGCTTTATGGGATATGCAATCAATCCCGCGGCTATATTCGACTTTGAGAACAAGACCACGCATACCGATACTTATACGTTCAATAAGTCGACTTTCAAGAATGCCCGCGACTATTCACCGAAGAGTCGCTCTACGAAATCGCTTGCCTCCGGCAAGAGCACAAAGTCGAAAGGCGGAACTTATACTGTGAGAAAGGGTGACAATCTCGGCAAAATAGCACGTGCTCACGGGACTACAGTAGCCGCTATTAAGAGAGCCAACGGGCTCAAAAGCGATAATCTGTCGATAGGACAGCGCTTGAAGCTCTAA
- a CDS encoding family 43 glycosylhydrolase encodes MMKRIIIAVGMLFFAVSHLWSASRGPIVANPINLNYKFGLTEGDGKPWREAADPVIEMWGDDYYLFASKSSGYWRSHNLADWEYIAAPSIETINEYAPTVCAIDGYLYYMASDVNRIFRTATPADGTSWSEVECRFKIGQHDPCLWQDDDKRVYLYWGCHDKDPICGVEVDVANGFSPVGTPVVLIDHNIDSYGWEVPGENNDETFHNGWNEGPAMIKHDGKYYLQYAAPGTQFRTYGDGIYVGDSPLGPFQAMEGNPFSFKPGGFIGGAGHGHTFRDRYGNLWHVATMKISERHMFERRLALFPVEFDGKSQTMRAYTEWIDYPFVIPQQRFSPSRKSFLCGYRQLASKAVAKASSSTSGHDASYGADDIVETWWAAESGRKGEWLELDLGRQCRIEAVQPNFADDGVPLMRPAASPMVYAYHIEGSDDGITWTTFVDRSGNTEDDMPHELIMLDKPVKARYVRIVNDRDIEGRFSLFDLRLFGSDGKKVLDRKVKHTVLRNPDDRRRITVRWDAVPHAERYIVRWGIVGSGVLNNSAEVASDTELEAGWYNRDSDYDFEVRAY; translated from the coding sequence ATGATGAAACGAATTATTATTGCCGTCGGTATGCTGTTTTTTGCCGTATCGCATCTGTGGAGTGCATCGCGCGGTCCGATAGTGGCCAACCCTATTAATCTGAATTATAAATTCGGTCTGACAGAGGGAGATGGTAAGCCATGGCGTGAAGCAGCTGACCCGGTCATAGAAATGTGGGGTGACGATTATTATCTGTTTGCGTCGAAGTCGAGCGGATATTGGCGCTCTCACAATCTTGCCGACTGGGAGTATATAGCAGCTCCGTCAATAGAGACTATCAATGAGTATGCTCCGACTGTGTGTGCGATTGATGGTTATCTTTATTATATGGCTTCGGATGTAAACCGGATATTCCGCACAGCGACTCCCGCTGACGGGACTTCATGGAGCGAAGTTGAATGTCGGTTTAAAATCGGACAGCATGACCCGTGTCTGTGGCAGGATGATGACAAGAGAGTATACCTCTATTGGGGATGTCATGACAAGGATCCTATCTGTGGAGTGGAGGTTGATGTTGCAAACGGTTTTTCTCCAGTCGGCACACCTGTGGTGCTGATTGATCATAATATTGACAGTTACGGATGGGAGGTGCCGGGAGAAAACAATGATGAAACATTTCATAACGGGTGGAACGAAGGCCCGGCTATGATAAAGCATGACGGGAAGTATTATCTCCAGTATGCGGCGCCAGGCACTCAATTCCGTACATACGGAGATGGAATATATGTAGGCGACTCACCCCTCGGGCCATTTCAGGCAATGGAAGGTAATCCGTTCTCGTTTAAGCCTGGTGGATTTATCGGTGGTGCCGGTCATGGGCATACGTTCCGCGACCGCTACGGCAATTTATGGCATGTGGCAACGATGAAGATTTCCGAACGGCATATGTTTGAGCGGCGTCTTGCGCTTTTCCCCGTGGAGTTTGACGGGAAATCGCAGACAATGCGTGCCTATACGGAATGGATCGACTATCCGTTTGTCATTCCTCAGCAGAGGTTCAGTCCGTCAAGAAAATCGTTTTTGTGTGGTTATCGGCAACTTGCCTCAAAGGCTGTGGCTAAGGCTTCGTCGTCAACTTCCGGTCATGACGCCTCATATGGAGCCGATGATATTGTAGAAACATGGTGGGCTGCCGAGTCGGGCCGGAAAGGGGAATGGCTTGAACTTGATCTTGGACGTCAGTGCCGTATTGAGGCTGTCCAGCCTAATTTTGCCGACGACGGCGTCCCTCTGATGCGGCCTGCTGCATCGCCTATGGTATATGCGTACCATATCGAGGGGTCGGATGACGGGATAACCTGGACTACATTTGTTGACCGCAGCGGGAATACTGAGGATGATATGCCTCACGAACTTATCATGCTTGACAAGCCTGTGAAGGCCAGGTATGTGCGCATTGTAAATGACCGTGACATAGAGGGCCGGTTCTCACTGTTTGATTTGCGGTTGTTCGGCAGTGACGGCAAGAAAGTACTTGACCGTAAAGTGAAGCATACCGTGTTGAGAAATCCTGACGACAGGCGCCGCATTACGGTCAGATGGGATGCTGTTCCGCATGCTGAACGCTATATCGTGCGTTGGGGCATAGTCGGCAGCGGGGTGTTGAATAATTCGGCTGAGGTCGCGTCAGACACCGAACTGGAAGCCGGATGGTACAATCGCGATTCCGATTACGACTTCGAAGTAAGAGCTTATTGA
- the gpmI gene encoding 2,3-bisphosphoglycerate-independent phosphoglycerate mutase translates to MAKKALLMILDGWGIGNHSKGDVIFNTPTPYWDYLVSTYPHSQLQASGENVGLPDGQMGNSEVGHLNIGAGRVVYQDLVKINKACKDGSILKNPEIVNAFGYARDNRKAIHFMGLTSNGGVHSSLDHLFALCDIAKEYGLEKVYIHCFMDGRDTDPRSGKGFIEELEAHCAKSTGKIASIIGRYYAMDRDKRWERVKEAYDLLVNGVGKKSSDMVKAMQESYEADVTDEFVKPIVNETVDGTIKDGDAVIFFNYRNDRAKELTTVLTQHDMPEAGMHTIPNLQYYCMTPYDASFTGVHILFDKENVTNTLGEYLSSLDKKQLHIAETEKYAHVTFFFNGGREAPYEGEERILVASPKVATYDLKPEMSAYEVKDKLVDAIKSREYDFIVVNYANGDMVGHTGVYEAIEKAVKAVDECVKDTVEAAKAADYEVIIIADHGNADNAINADGTPNTAHSLNPVPCIYVTERKDAHVEDGRLADVAPTILKIMGIAQPSEMTGHALIG, encoded by the coding sequence ATGGCAAAGAAAGCACTTCTTATGATACTCGACGGATGGGGCATCGGCAACCATTCGAAGGGTGACGTGATATTCAACACACCTACGCCCTATTGGGACTATCTTGTAAGCACATATCCTCATTCACAGCTTCAGGCATCGGGAGAGAATGTAGGTCTGCCCGACGGGCAGATGGGCAACTCGGAGGTCGGCCATCTTAATATCGGTGCAGGACGCGTGGTATATCAGGACCTTGTGAAAATCAACAAGGCATGCAAGGACGGCTCGATACTTAAGAATCCAGAAATAGTAAACGCATTCGGCTATGCACGCGACAACAGAAAGGCCATACACTTCATGGGCCTGACTTCAAATGGCGGTGTACACTCTTCGCTTGACCATCTTTTTGCTTTGTGCGACATAGCCAAGGAGTATGGCTTGGAGAAAGTATATATCCACTGCTTTATGGATGGCCGTGACACAGACCCCCGTAGCGGAAAGGGATTTATCGAGGAACTTGAAGCCCATTGCGCCAAATCGACCGGAAAGATTGCCTCGATTATCGGTCGCTATTATGCCATGGACCGCGACAAGCGCTGGGAGCGTGTCAAGGAGGCTTATGACCTGCTTGTAAACGGTGTGGGCAAAAAGAGCTCTGATATGGTAAAAGCCATGCAGGAGTCGTATGAAGCCGATGTCACCGACGAGTTTGTTAAGCCGATTGTAAACGAGACTGTCGACGGGACAATCAAAGATGGCGATGCTGTAATCTTCTTCAACTATCGCAATGACCGTGCCAAGGAGCTGACAACCGTACTTACTCAGCATGATATGCCTGAGGCCGGAATGCACACAATTCCCAATCTGCAATATTATTGCATGACTCCATATGATGCATCGTTTACAGGTGTGCATATTCTTTTCGACAAAGAGAATGTGACCAACACTCTGGGCGAGTATCTTTCATCGCTTGACAAGAAGCAGCTCCATATCGCTGAGACAGAGAAGTATGCCCATGTGACATTCTTCTTCAATGGAGGTCGTGAGGCCCCCTACGAGGGTGAGGAGCGCATACTTGTGGCATCGCCCAAGGTAGCCACTTACGACCTCAAGCCTGAAATGAGCGCCTATGAGGTGAAGGACAAACTTGTGGATGCAATCAAGAGCCGTGAATATGACTTTATAGTTGTCAACTATGCTAACGGCGACATGGTGGGCCATACCGGTGTGTATGAGGCTATAGAGAAAGCCGTAAAGGCGGTCGACGAGTGTGTCAAGGACACCGTTGAAGCTGCAAAGGCTGCCGATTATGAGGTCATCATTATTGCTGATCATGGTAATGCAGACAATGCAATCAATGCTGACGGCACTCCTAATACTGCACATTCGCTCAACCCTGTGCCCTGTATCTATGTGACAGAGCGCAAGGATGCACATGTGGAGGATGGTCGTCTGGCGGATGTGGCGCCCACTATCCTAAAGATTATGGGTATAGCTCAGCCTTCGGAAATGACCGGCCATGCTTTGATTGGCTGA
- a CDS encoding radical SAM protein, with product MDPVLSCNLRCRMCYFSDAEKRKSMHGMITGSRLDAVARALYPRALKLQIGCGAEPTLYRNLAGIVRQGHAYGIPYISLTTNGQLIASGYVSLIDLVRAGLNEITVSVHGTSRKIYEEMMLGATFDRLSGLIDCLIDVKSEFPGFKIRINYTVNSMNMYDLQGDCFWTLWKGLELDIVQLRPVQDMGRTDWNDFDMVSLKENYDSTIGNIIRGCKERGITCIAPGREQLDEVATLQDGVSSVIEDITYCYVSPEECYKSDFNPDNDTYESYHRRNATAIKLLKSVWSRKERMRNASKKLNYDLK from the coding sequence ATGGATCCTGTTCTTTCGTGTAATCTACGTTGTAGAATGTGTTATTTCAGTGATGCTGAAAAACGGAAGTCGATGCATGGCATGATAACAGGAAGCCGCCTTGATGCAGTAGCACGTGCGCTGTATCCACGTGCGTTGAAACTACAGATAGGATGTGGCGCCGAACCTACATTATATCGAAATCTTGCCGGGATTGTAAGGCAGGGACATGCTTACGGTATCCCCTACATATCGCTAACTACCAACGGTCAGTTGATTGCCTCCGGCTATGTGTCGCTTATAGATCTGGTGAGGGCCGGTCTGAATGAAATAACCGTCTCGGTACATGGTACGAGTCGGAAAATTTATGAAGAAATGATGCTGGGGGCCACATTTGATCGTCTGTCAGGGCTGATTGATTGCTTGATTGACGTTAAGAGTGAATTCCCGGGCTTTAAAATACGGATTAACTACACTGTGAATTCAATGAATATGTATGATTTGCAGGGTGATTGTTTCTGGACGCTATGGAAAGGGCTTGAACTTGATATAGTGCAGCTACGTCCTGTGCAGGATATGGGGCGCACGGATTGGAATGATTTTGATATGGTATCTCTGAAAGAGAACTATGACAGCACTATCGGCAATATAATCAGAGGATGCAAGGAGCGTGGGATTACATGTATAGCTCCTGGCAGAGAACAGCTTGATGAGGTGGCTACATTGCAGGATGGTGTGTCATCGGTGATTGAGGACATTACGTACTGTTATGTGAGTCCGGAGGAATGTTATAAGAGTGATTTCAATCCCGATAATGATACATATGAGAGCTATCATAGACGAAATGCTACTGCAATAAAGTTGCTTAAGTCGGTATGGAGTCGAAAGGAACGTATGCGTAATGCAAGCAAAAAACTGAATTATGATTTGAAGTGA
- the trxA gene encoding thioredoxin — translation MAIQFTDENVNDYIASSRPTLIDCWATWCGPCVRMSPIIDEVAAEFGDKANIGKYNVDEESDLSQQFRIMSIPTILFFKDGKLVDRLAGSQSKATLVDKLNSML, via the coding sequence ATGGCAATACAATTTACCGACGAAAACGTCAACGACTACATCGCCTCATCCCGTCCTACACTTATCGATTGCTGGGCCACATGGTGTGGTCCATGCGTGCGCATGTCTCCCATCATCGATGAAGTTGCCGCTGAATTTGGCGACAAAGCCAACATCGGAAAATACAACGTCGACGAAGAATCGGACCTCTCCCAGCAGTTCCGCATCATGTCAATACCTACAATACTCTTTTTCAAAGATGGCAAACTCGTCGACCGACTGGCCGGCTCCCAGTCTAAAGCGACACTTGTCGACAAGCTGAACTCAATGCTTTAA